ATGCAGTAGTTGTCGTTGGGCAGGGCCCCCTTTGTTGCTTTGACGCGAGCAACCTTCTGCATTTGAGTGTCCAACAGccctttgtttttgcacagcagcAAAGCAGCAGCGAGGCCAGAGTTGACAATGGGCTCCTCATCCAAAATGGTGGCAGAGGCTGTGGAGAAGTCAGGTTGCTTttgctcttcatccaggttGACTGTACTCCATCCAACATTCTCATCCATTTCAGAATCGGAACCTCCagcttcatctttttcttcctcctgttcGAAATCCATAATATCTTCCTGGTCCTCTCTGTTGCCTGACAGTCCATATGTTGGTATGTCACCCAGAGTTCTGCAAAACTCTGAGGTGGCATTGAAAACAATGTTATTCCTTTTATCAGGATCATTGTCGTTGTCAGCTTCACCGAGCCCTCTAATCCGCTCTGCCACCTTCTCTCCAGAGTCTTTGAGGAGCTGTTTTTGCTTTAgcttcctctgcttctccagctgtttctgcagctcctgctcTGCCTCATCCTCCTCGATAACAGCAGGTTCGGGAGGTGTAAAGTCCTCATCATCACTTATGTCCATTTCTGCCGTCCTGATGTCATCAGACATGCGGGGAATATCATCGGGCACTCTGGTCTCCTCTACCTTTGCTTCTTCACCTTTATCTTCATCGTCCTTCTGTTTGAGGCCTCGGCCGCGAGACCTCGAGCCAAAATCAGTAGTGCGAGTGTCATCGAGGAGTAAATCGTCTGCAATGGTCggtttctccctcttcctgatCTTTTTCACGCGGCGCTTTGTCTTTTTAAAGCCCACCATTTCCTGAGGTGTGTAGTACTCTGAAGCAATAGAGAGAGCTGGCATTTCCAGAGACTGTGCCTGACCTCTGAGCATGTCTCTCATGGCCTGGAGCTCCCGCTCTCGTGCCCCATCGGCGTAGCCTCCGGTACTCAATCGgaaactctttttcttttcaccctcAATTTCTTCATCATACTTTGACAGTACAGAGTGGGACTTAAAGTTAACCATATCGTCCACACTCTCCTCTTCATCATATGGCTTGTAatctggctttttcttttttaactccacgttcttttctgccttttccttGTCCACCAGTCCCACGTTTACAAGcacgtcttcctcttcctcgagAACACCCTTATCCTCCAGGGTCAGAATGACAGTCTGGCCCTCGCTGAAAGACTCCACCTTGTGCTGCACTTTGAGACCCTTCAGATCTTGAGCTGTGTATGCCTCCTTTTTGGTTTGTGCAAATTCCTCCTCCACAAGACTGCTGACACCAAACTCCTCATCCATCTCTGCCAGAAGCTTGGCTCTTTTTTCtgccatttccttttcttttgccatttttctgctTCGCTCTACCCACGCTGCCGTGTCATCCAGCCAGTCGTCATCAGCTAGGGATTTAACTTTTCCCAATTTCTGGTTCAGGATGCGTTTTTCTTTCACAGCTGCCAGTTTCTCCCTcatctctttctgctgctggatTAGAACAGGGTTGATGGTCTCTGCAACCAGTGGCTGCTCTTTGGTCCCAAGCTCCTTCTTGCTGTCATTCATCTCTAGGGGCTTTAGACCCAGCTTCGCCCTGAGCTTGTTTGTTTCCTCGATGCTGAGGGAGGCATCTCCACTTGCACTTTGAGGTTCCACTTCTCCTTTGCTTTCCTCATATCCAAGATctattttctccttcttcacGCGAGGCTCTCCAGTGCTCCTCTCGCCTTTGCTGCGGCTCTCTCGTTTGCTCCTTTCCTTGGACCGTGAGCGTTTCCGTTTATCTTTATCCCGAGCGCCATCCCGATCCGAACCGTCTCTTTCTCGGTCCTTGTGCCGATGTTTCTTATGCTCACGGCGGCGCTCCTCCGCTTCCTTGTCACGGCTCTTTTCCTTGTGCTTCTTGGACGAGCCCatcgttttttttctgctgaattAAATGACAGAACGtcaaaaacgacaacaaaaacaaccgttgtattaaaatgcaaattcttTGACCGCAAAAATACAGTTAGCTTTCCTTGGTTAGCCTGTCTTTGCTAACTAGCTCAGGTTAGCTTTGACGGCTAAAGCGACGCACTAAGTAtggaagcaaaaataaaatcttacgTTCAAAACCGGATATTACTTGAGGGTAGGCGTTATTGCAGGATGCTTGCTTTGTTGTCTGATTTCTCCACACCAGCTTTAACTTCTCATATCCCACGTTCTTCTAAAATCGATCCCCAACAAACGAACATTGAACGACTGCGTTTCTATTTCCCTACAGCACACTTCCGGTGGTCGCGGGTTACCCAGTAGCCATTACCAACGCACACCGCCACCTGCTGTATGGGAGTGTTAATATCAGGCTATAAGCACTTAACATTGGAAGTTTGGGGACATGTGGGTATACAGAGAAACGAGGAGGCAGACACTGtggctaaaaaataaataaagaaagcagGACAAAGTAACATCAGAATTGGATTTTGGACCACCAGAATACTACAATAAACCATGCGACAAATGAAATATGACAGAACTCATGGGATAAGGGAAGCAAAGGCAGGATATTTCATAATATACACAAAAGAACAGGGGAAAGCAATAACTGTTTtggttcagtttcagttaatttcataattttattttatatatattttttatatagcgtcaataacaatgcaacatgtctcaagacactttacaaaagcCAGCctaaaacctccagagcaagccttaaggcgacagtggcaaggagaaactctctctctttaagaagaagaaaacttgagcagaacccagttcatatggagggacccatctgcctaagaccagccgggtagaaacagagaagagagagacatgaagaacaggagaaagaagataaacaaacttctgtcatagataatGTACATAACTTCTTTAAcgt
The nucleotide sequence above comes from Mugil cephalus isolate CIBA_MC_2020 chromosome 2, CIBA_Mcephalus_1.1, whole genome shotgun sequence. Encoded proteins:
- the sart1 gene encoding U4/U6.U5 tri-snRNP-associated protein 1 — protein: MGSSKKHKEKSRDKEAEERRREHKKHRHKDRERDGSDRDGARDKDKRKRSRSKERSKRESRSKGERSTGEPRVKKEKIDLGYEESKGEVEPQSASGDASLSIEETNKLRAKLGLKPLEMNDSKKELGTKEQPLVAETINPVLIQQQKEMREKLAAVKEKRILNQKLGKVKSLADDDWLDDTAAWVERSRKMAKEKEMAEKRAKLLAEMDEEFGVSSLVEEEFAQTKKEAYTAQDLKGLKVQHKVESFSEGQTVILTLEDKGVLEEEEDVLVNVGLVDKEKAEKNVELKKKKPDYKPYDEEESVDDMVNFKSHSVLSKYDEEIEGEKKKSFRLSTGGYADGARERELQAMRDMLRGQAQSLEMPALSIASEYYTPQEMVGFKKTKRRVKKIRKREKPTIADDLLLDDTRTTDFGSRSRGRGLKQKDDEDKGEEAKVEETRVPDDIPRMSDDIRTAEMDISDDEDFTPPEPAVIEEDEAEQELQKQLEKQRKLKQKQLLKDSGEKVAERIRGLGEADNDNDPDKRNNIVFNATSEFCRTLGDIPTYGLSGNREDQEDIMDFEQEEEKDEAGGSDSEMDENVGWSTVNLDEEQKQPDFSTASATILDEEPIVNSGLAAALLLCKNKGLLDTQMQKVARVKATKGALPNDNYCIEDKMGFDDKYSRREEYRGFTQDFKEKDSYRPDVKIEYVDESGRKLTPKEAFRQLSHRFHGKGSGKMKTERRMKKLEEEALLKKMSSSDTPLGTVALLQEKQKSQKTPYLVLSGSGKSMNANTITK